In a genomic window of Salvelinus fontinalis isolate EN_2023a chromosome 7, ASM2944872v1, whole genome shotgun sequence:
- the LOC129859043 gene encoding E3 ubiquitin-protein ligase MSL2-like gives MNPVNATTLYVSACRSVLQCDPRDPRALAELYKQLPFFRQSLSCLVCGNLLQDPIAPTNSQCQHYVCRGCKGQRMLLKPSCSWCKDYSRFQENRQLSLLVHCYRKLCLYIAQSPLAPHIASAASDSPDLLAILNEGLSLAESEQEGEDTMDLASQSPPTAPSISDLRPTEALPAEESKEEGLIPVGGVNGLHDCNGLANQDLPPPITLATGGGVLKQESLGEELPVCVDVLGSGEVGLCNISTFGEELKHGGGLLLSVEEVLRTLEPEPNPELPDPQPDNPSVPPHNGSYCPPTPDSPRLTPSLPPENIPRLPLPPPQPTPALPRLPPHCHRKRSRSESDSEKVQPLPIATILRGPPLGATNPLHLPNPTATVKREPKLPSAITPPHLAPVPNGGPPKVGKTMLVSSKGLKKSLEHHGGPKKAYTKARQGVPKSRAQPRDRLPPHGHAHPLSHPPSPSKPLYKKPVEKKGCKCGRATQNPSVLTCRGQRCPCYSNRKACLDCICRGCQNSYMANGEKKLEAFAVPEKALEQTRLTLGINLTSITAAALRSPATSNTPHGNQLITTATGATGVSFLSGVGAGHEDRGYDDSLDMRFDC, from the exons ATGAACCCGGTGAATGCCACCACTCTGTACGTGTCCGCGTGTCGTTCGGTGCTGCAGTGCGACCCTCGCGACCCCCGGGCCCTGGCGGAGCTCTACAAGCAGCTGCCCTTCTTTCGCCAGTCGCTGTCCTGCCTCGTGTGTG GTAACCTGCTGCAGGACCCCATAGCGCCCACTAACTCCCAGTGCCAGCACTATGTGTGTCGCGGCTGTAAGGGCCAGAGGATGCTGCTCAAGCCGTCCTGTTCCTGGTGTAAAGACTACTCCCGCTTCCAGGAGAACAGACAGCTCTCCTTATTGGTCCACTGCTACAGGAAGCTCTGCCTCTACATCGCCCAATCACCTCTCGCACCGCACATTGCTAGCGCAGCCAGTGATTCGCCCGACCTCCTCGCCATTCTTAACGAGGGCCTGTCATTGGCCGAAAGCGAGCAGGAAGGGGAGGACACTATGGATTTGGCGAGCCAGTCTCCGCCGACAGCCCCTTCAATTTCTGACCTCAGACCTACTGAGGCTCTGCCTGCAGAGGAGAGCAAGGAGGAGGGGCTTATCCCTGTGGGCGGGGTTAACGGGCTTCACGACTGTAACGGCCTGGCCAATCAGGACTTGCCACCACCTATTACCTTAGCTACAGGTGGAGGTGTTCTGAAGCAGGAGAGCTTGGGGGAGGAGCTACCTGTGTGTGTTGACGtgctaggtagtggggaggtgggACTTTGTAACATTAGCACATTTGGGGAGGAGCTTAAACATGGCGGAGGTCTGTTGTTGAGCGTGGAGGAGGTTCTTAGGACCTTGGAGCCAGAACCCAACCCTGAACTGCCTGACCCCCAGCCAGACAATCCCTCTGTACCCCCCCACAACGGATCTTATTGCCCTCCTACCCCTGACTCCCCTcgcctcaccccctccctccccccagagAACATCCCTAGACTTCCCCTGCCTCCACCCCAGCCCACCCCTGCCCTCCCCCGCCTACCCCCTCACTGCCATCGCAAGCGTTCACGCTCTGAGAGCGACAGTGAGAAGGTGCAGCCCCTCCCCATCGCCACCATCCTCAGAGGCCCACCCCTGGGCGCCACCAACCCCCTTCACCTCCCAAACCCAACCGCCACTGTCAAACGGGAGCCCAAACTCCCTTCCGCCATCACCCCGCCTCACCTGGCGCCTGTGCCGAATGGAGGGCCTCCCAAGGTGGGTAAGACAATGCTGGTGTCATCCAAGGGACTGAAGAAGAGTCTGGAGCACCACGGGGGCCCTAAGAAGGCCTACACCAAGGCCAGGCAGGGGGTCCCCAAGTCCCGCGCCCAGCCCCGTGACCGCCTGCCCCCCCACGGCCATGctcaccctctctcccatccACCCAGCCCCTCCAAGCCCCTGTACAAGAAGCCGGTGGAGAAGAAGGGCTGTAAGTGTGGGAGAGCCACTCAGAACCCCTCTGTTCTCACCTGCAGGGGGCAGCGCTGCCCCTGCTACTCCAACCGCAAG GCATGTCTGGACTGTATTTGCCGCGGCTGCCAGAACTCCTACATGGCGAACGGGGAGAAGAAGTTGGAGGCGTTTGCGGTTCCAGAGAAGGCTCTAGAACAGACGAGGCTCACCCTCGGCATCAACCTCACCTCCATCACCGCTGCAGCCCTGCGTAGCCCGGCAACCAGCAACACCCCGCACGGCAACCAGCTCATCACCACGGCAACAGGAGCGACGGGGGTGTCCTTCCTGTCCGGGGTGGGGGCAGGACATGAGGACAGGGGGTATGATGATTCGCTGGACATGAGGTTTGACTGTTGA